The following coding sequences lie in one Lolium perenne isolate Kyuss_39 chromosome 2, Kyuss_2.0, whole genome shotgun sequence genomic window:
- the LOC127330065 gene encoding uncharacterized protein isoform X2, translating to MAPKGKNLRGKVRGRGPAATTARSSPATNRRQSTQTPDRTDAGGTQPVIHHHEMISRSVQFIRQTRGITTAQACEFLRAMGVNEEQLVQAIMQVRDPLAKSFNCEMKNCSSQFCAKVNLARHMTTHSATSQSKIAWRDEFDLHWQRLSVKDKTSMVSAIEYKLEAIFHQSIDDMLQEVADSPDSKFLPLELVTSTDRLRIIKTARRSESSEFQLLEFLDTCSEGTILCNDIAKIHPPTYSPSQRILETELTEMLAYYSWFLESQLENLADDLIKKEQERRQKNQRSEQEAKGGNTMHDLPPVDTSIDETAAVSSEAAAESFDAAESSVTAHADLDLKSVYDRFLDVLRKFSFPKSKSSTPYFKGQLEAMYFCGDIHMAIFYWIIKQQDKGLALTIRDYKERVHTSLKSALQQFISEMGYAAKLPIDKIEFEIVDCPPLKRKKSVGFKAL from the exons ATGGCGCCGAAGGGAAAGAATCTGCGCGGGAAAgtgagagggagagggccggcAGCAACCACCGCACGGTCTTCTCCGGCAACCAACCGTCGACAAAGTACTCAAACTCCGGACAGAACCGATG CAGGAGGAACACAACCAGTGATTCATCATCATGAAATGATCAGTAGGTCCGTCCAGTTTATACGACAAACCAGAGGAATTACCACAGCGCAGGCATGTGAGTTTTTGAGAGCTATGGGTGTCAACGAAGAACAGCTTGTTCAGGCAATTATGCAAGTG CGTGATCCGCTTGCTAAAAGTTTTAACTGTGAGATGAAGAATTGTTCTTCCCAATTTTGCGCTAAAGTAAATTTAGCGAGACATATGACAACGCATTCTGCAACTTCACAGTCGAAG ATTGCATGGAGAGATGAGTTTGATTTACACTGGCAGCGTTTGAGTGTTAAAGATAAAACTTCAATGGTTTCGGCAATTGAATATAAACTTGAG GCTATTTTTCATCAATCTATCGATGATATGCTTCAAGAGGTTGCTGATAGCCCGGACTCTAAGTTTCTTCCACTAGAGTTGGTGACCAGTACAGACCGCCTTCGG ATTATTAAAACAGCAAGGCGCTCTGAAAGTTCTGAATTTCAGTTGTTGGAATTTCTGGACACCTGCAGTGAGGGAACAATATTATGCAATGATATCGCAAAGATTCATCCGCCTACATACTCGCCGTCTCAAAGAATTCTAGAAACAGAATTGACCGAAATGCTTGCGTACTACAGTTGGTTCCTCGAAAGTCAATTG GAAAACCTGGCGGATGATTTGATCAAGAAGGAGCAGGAAAGACGTCAGAAAAACCAAAG GTCGGAGCAGGAAGCCAAGGGAGGGAATACGATGCATGATCTGCCCCCCGTTGACACTTCAATTGATGAAACTGCAGCTGTATCATCAGAAGCTGCAGCTGAATCATTTGATGCAGCTGAATCATCAGTCACTGCTCATGCTGATCTTGACCTTAAATCGGTGTATGATCGTTTTTTGGACGTACTCAGGAA ATTCAGCTTTCCCAAAAGTAAATCTAGTACACCTTATTTTAAAGGCCAGTTAGAAGCAATGTACTTCTGTGGTGATATTCACATGGCAATCTTTTATTGGATTATCAAGCAGCAAGACAAGGGGCTAGCTCTCACAATAAGGGATTATAAAGagag GGTTCACACATCATTGAAATCTGCGCTTCAACAGTTTATTAGTGAGATGGGATATGCTGCTAAGTTGCCTATCGATAAGATAGAATTTGAAATTGTAGACTGTCCTCCCCTAAAACGTAAGAAATCTGTTGGTTTCAAAGCATTGTAA
- the LOC127330065 gene encoding uncharacterized protein isoform X1 codes for MAPKGKNLRGKVRGRGPAATTARSSPATNRRQSTQTPDRTDAGGTQPVIHHHEMISRSVQFIRQTRGITTAQACEFLRAMGVNEEQLVQAIMQVRDPLAKSFNCEMKNCSSQFCAKVNLARHMTTHSATSQSKIAWRDEFDLHWQRLSVKDKTSMVSAIEYKLEAIFHQSIDDMLQEVADSPDSKFLPLELVTSTDRLRIIKTARRSESSEFQLLEFLDTCSEGTILCNDIAKIHPPTYSPSQRILETELTEMLAYYSWFLESQLVENLLLFKENLADDLIKKEQERRQKNQRSEQEAKGGNTMHDLPPVDTSIDETAAVSSEAAAESFDAAESSVTAHADLDLKSVYDRFLDVLRKFSFPKSKSSTPYFKGQLEAMYFCGDIHMAIFYWIIKQQDKGLALTIRDYKERVHTSLKSALQQFISEMGYAAKLPIDKIEFEIVDCPPLKRKKSVGFKAL; via the exons ATGGCGCCGAAGGGAAAGAATCTGCGCGGGAAAgtgagagggagagggccggcAGCAACCACCGCACGGTCTTCTCCGGCAACCAACCGTCGACAAAGTACTCAAACTCCGGACAGAACCGATG CAGGAGGAACACAACCAGTGATTCATCATCATGAAATGATCAGTAGGTCCGTCCAGTTTATACGACAAACCAGAGGAATTACCACAGCGCAGGCATGTGAGTTTTTGAGAGCTATGGGTGTCAACGAAGAACAGCTTGTTCAGGCAATTATGCAAGTG CGTGATCCGCTTGCTAAAAGTTTTAACTGTGAGATGAAGAATTGTTCTTCCCAATTTTGCGCTAAAGTAAATTTAGCGAGACATATGACAACGCATTCTGCAACTTCACAGTCGAAG ATTGCATGGAGAGATGAGTTTGATTTACACTGGCAGCGTTTGAGTGTTAAAGATAAAACTTCAATGGTTTCGGCAATTGAATATAAACTTGAG GCTATTTTTCATCAATCTATCGATGATATGCTTCAAGAGGTTGCTGATAGCCCGGACTCTAAGTTTCTTCCACTAGAGTTGGTGACCAGTACAGACCGCCTTCGG ATTATTAAAACAGCAAGGCGCTCTGAAAGTTCTGAATTTCAGTTGTTGGAATTTCTGGACACCTGCAGTGAGGGAACAATATTATGCAATGATATCGCAAAGATTCATCCGCCTACATACTCGCCGTCTCAAAGAATTCTAGAAACAGAATTGACCGAAATGCTTGCGTACTACAGTTGGTTCCTCGAAAGTCAATTG GTTGAAAACCTGCTACTTTTCAAGGAAAACCTGGCGGATGATTTGATCAAGAAGGAGCAGGAAAGACGTCAGAAAAACCAAAG GTCGGAGCAGGAAGCCAAGGGAGGGAATACGATGCATGATCTGCCCCCCGTTGACACTTCAATTGATGAAACTGCAGCTGTATCATCAGAAGCTGCAGCTGAATCATTTGATGCAGCTGAATCATCAGTCACTGCTCATGCTGATCTTGACCTTAAATCGGTGTATGATCGTTTTTTGGACGTACTCAGGAA ATTCAGCTTTCCCAAAAGTAAATCTAGTACACCTTATTTTAAAGGCCAGTTAGAAGCAATGTACTTCTGTGGTGATATTCACATGGCAATCTTTTATTGGATTATCAAGCAGCAAGACAAGGGGCTAGCTCTCACAATAAGGGATTATAAAGagag GGTTCACACATCATTGAAATCTGCGCTTCAACAGTTTATTAGTGAGATGGGATATGCTGCTAAGTTGCCTATCGATAAGATAGAATTTGAAATTGTAGACTGTCCTCCCCTAAAACGTAAGAAATCTGTTGGTTTCAAAGCATTGTAA